In a genomic window of Piliocolobus tephrosceles isolate RC106 chromosome 1, ASM277652v3, whole genome shotgun sequence:
- the C1H1orf210 gene encoding type III endosome membrane protein TEMP, whose protein sequence is MNETNETLGGPSELPTASAVSPGPGTGARAWPVLVGFVLGAVVLSLLIALAAKCHLCRRYHASYRHRPLPGTGRGGRPQVAEDEDDDGFIEDNYIQPGTGELGTEGSRDHFSL, encoded by the exons ATGAATGAGACAAACGAAA CACTTGGGGGGCCCTCGGAGCTCCCCACAGCATCTGCTGTGTCCCCTGGCCCAGGCACTGGGGCTCGGGCGTGGCCTGTGCTGGTAGGATTTGTGCTGGGAGCTGTGGTCCTCTCGCTCCTCATCGCACTTGCTGCCAAATGCCACCTCTGCCGCCGATACCATGCCAGCTACCGGCACCGCCCACTGCCTGGGACAGGAAGGGGGGGCCGCCCACAGGTGGCtgaagatgaggatgatgatggctTCATCGAGGACAATTACATTCAGCCTGGGACTGGCGAGCTGGGGACAGAGGGTAGCAGGGACCACTTCTCCCTCTGA